Proteins found in one Terriglobia bacterium genomic segment:
- a CDS encoding methyltransferase — MEPFRHHVFVCTQQKAEGVTSCAASGAFTLLDTLGKVLQKEGLDDDVQVTTCGCMGLCDESPVMVVYPEGTWYRKLQPDDIGEIARTHLKDGKVVERLEWKDAGAMKTLALDHRDKYRAMVKARDQAGTLPDDLNELIRGYMPSRVVLTALELDVFTAVGSGATADAVSEKLKTSLRGTETLLNALASLGLLKKSDGRFECTPASARFFSAGSKDNARPGLLHIANIWHGWSNLTNIVKSGEVTKGARSKEGTEDFIAAMHRNATERARLLVKSLGTDGVRRILDLGGGSGAYSVAFAKAEPSVEAVILDVPEVVGLTKDYVEDAGVANQVKIRPGDMLTSPLDSGYDLVMLNAICHMFSPAQNRALLKRAFGALAPGGRLAIQDFILNPDKASPRHAALFAINMLVGTKEGSTYSEPEYSEWMREAGFTQVERVKLHGPSGLIVGHKG, encoded by the coding sequence ATGGAACCGTTCCGTCATCACGTTTTTGTTTGCACACAACAGAAGGCCGAAGGGGTAACCTCCTGCGCCGCGAGCGGCGCGTTCACGCTATTGGACACGCTGGGGAAGGTTCTGCAAAAAGAAGGGCTGGACGACGATGTGCAGGTAACAACCTGCGGCTGCATGGGGCTGTGCGATGAAAGCCCCGTGATGGTCGTCTACCCGGAGGGTACGTGGTACCGCAAACTGCAACCGGACGATATTGGCGAGATCGCGCGTACGCACCTGAAAGACGGGAAGGTCGTGGAACGGTTGGAGTGGAAGGACGCGGGCGCGATGAAGACACTGGCGCTCGACCATCGCGATAAGTATCGGGCCATGGTTAAGGCTCGCGATCAGGCGGGAACGCTCCCCGACGATCTCAACGAACTCATTCGCGGTTACATGCCGAGCCGAGTCGTCCTGACGGCGCTGGAACTCGATGTATTCACGGCGGTGGGCAGCGGAGCCACAGCCGATGCGGTCTCGGAGAAGCTGAAGACAAGTTTGCGCGGGACTGAAACATTGCTGAATGCGCTTGCCAGCCTGGGCCTGCTGAAGAAGAGCGACGGACGGTTTGAATGCACCCCGGCGAGTGCCCGGTTTTTCAGCGCCGGGTCAAAAGACAATGCGCGACCCGGGCTGCTGCACATTGCGAATATCTGGCATGGGTGGTCGAATCTCACCAATATCGTGAAGTCGGGCGAAGTCACGAAGGGCGCTCGCTCGAAGGAAGGGACGGAGGACTTCATCGCCGCGATGCACCGCAATGCTACTGAACGAGCGCGGCTGCTGGTGAAGTCCCTCGGGACAGACGGCGTGCGGCGGATCCTCGATCTCGGGGGCGGCTCGGGTGCTTACTCCGTCGCGTTCGCGAAAGCGGAGCCCTCGGTTGAAGCGGTGATTCTCGACGTGCCGGAAGTCGTAGGCCTGACGAAAGACTATGTCGAGGATGCTGGAGTGGCGAACCAGGTGAAGATCCGTCCCGGCGACATGCTTACCTCTCCGCTCGATTCGGGGTATGACCTGGTGATGCTCAATGCTATCTGCCACATGTTTTCTCCGGCACAGAACCGGGCACTGCTGAAACGCGCTTTCGGGGCGCTCGCACCCGGCGGACGGCTCGCGATCCAGGATTTCATCCTCAATCCCGACAAGGCCTCGCCCAGGCACGCGGCATTGTTCGCAATCAACATGCTGGTGGGAACGAAAGAGGGAAGCACCTACAGCGAGCCGGAGTATTCGGAGTGGATGCGCGAGGCGGGGTTCACGCAGGTAGAGCGGGTAAAGTTGCATGGACCGAGCGGTCTGATAGTCGGACACAAGGGCTGA
- a CDS encoding oligopeptide transporter, OPT family, which yields MSEVGTAKSLSTKAYEPLKPGEEYPPVIASEAKIPEVSWRSVGWGVFLCVVFTVASAYSGLKVGQVMEAAIPISILAIGLARVYARRSTLLENVIITGIGGVAGGVVAGAIFTLPALYILNLSPHPLQTIFICLAGGCLGILFLIPLRRYFVREMHGLLPYPEATAITEVLVTGEKGGSQAKLLLEATFIAGVYDFFVTTFEVWKEYVNFQFVPLMRTLNDRARIVFNFDAISFILGLGYVMGLRSSMILCAGGVLSNFVLVPLVWFIGSHVTTAVYPGKVPIHDMSAVAIYSNYVRYIGVGAIATAGIFGIIKSLKIVAGSFGIALKAFHKGEVASSVRTDRDISMTTILLSVIFSAIGVAVFMGTLHASMVAVAIGVAMTLVFSFFFASVAANAIATTARNPVSGMTMLTIIISSVVLLRFGVSGTTGMFFVMAIAGMVCTALSISGQLITDLKAGYWLGSTPASQEKVKFLGVLFSAAAAGLTIVMLAKTFQFGEAVPGNTLPVLPSPQAAIMKALVEGFMSHQPVAYMLFGVGAFIALILEMLGQPSLIFALGMYLPLELNTPALVGGFLSHFLNKRAAKVNGERGRTIRERGVIIASGLMAGGALGGVFGAALRLLPGFKESWVHTPFFDNVPVSQTVSAVLFVALCCYVWFRSLNKSREA from the coding sequence ATGTCCGAGGTCGGAACCGCAAAATCCCTCTCCACAAAAGCGTATGAGCCGCTGAAACCCGGCGAAGAGTATCCGCCGGTAATCGCATCAGAAGCGAAGATTCCCGAAGTCAGTTGGCGATCGGTGGGCTGGGGCGTCTTCCTGTGCGTCGTGTTCACCGTTGCGTCGGCCTATTCCGGCCTGAAGGTTGGGCAGGTGATGGAAGCGGCGATCCCGATCTCGATCCTCGCGATCGGGTTGGCGCGTGTTTACGCGCGGCGGTCGACTCTGCTCGAGAACGTGATCATCACGGGAATTGGAGGGGTTGCGGGAGGTGTAGTCGCAGGCGCGATCTTTACGCTACCGGCGCTCTACATCCTGAACCTCAGCCCACATCCGCTGCAGACAATCTTCATCTGCCTGGCGGGCGGATGTCTTGGGATTCTGTTCCTCATTCCGCTGCGCCGGTATTTCGTGCGCGAGATGCATGGGCTGCTGCCATACCCGGAAGCGACGGCGATCACCGAAGTTCTCGTCACGGGCGAAAAGGGCGGTTCGCAGGCGAAACTGCTGCTCGAAGCGACGTTCATCGCCGGCGTCTACGACTTCTTCGTGACGACGTTCGAGGTCTGGAAAGAATACGTCAATTTCCAGTTCGTACCGCTGATGCGCACGCTGAACGATCGCGCACGGATCGTATTCAACTTCGACGCGATCAGCTTCATTCTCGGGCTCGGGTACGTGATGGGGTTGCGCAGTTCGATGATTCTCTGCGCGGGCGGCGTGCTCTCGAACTTCGTGCTGGTGCCGCTGGTGTGGTTTATAGGAAGCCACGTTACGACCGCGGTCTACCCGGGCAAAGTTCCGATTCACGACATGAGCGCCGTTGCGATTTACAGCAACTACGTTCGCTACATCGGCGTGGGTGCGATTGCCACGGCGGGAATTTTCGGGATCATCAAGTCGCTGAAGATTGTTGCGGGGTCGTTCGGGATCGCCTTGAAGGCATTTCACAAAGGCGAAGTCGCCAGTTCTGTGCGCACGGACCGCGACATCTCCATGACCACGATCCTGCTCAGCGTCATTTTCAGCGCGATAGGCGTCGCGGTGTTCATGGGGACCCTGCATGCGAGCATGGTTGCGGTGGCGATAGGCGTCGCAATGACCCTGGTGTTCTCATTCTTCTTTGCGTCGGTCGCCGCAAACGCGATTGCCACGACGGCGCGCAACCCGGTCTCCGGCATGACGATGCTGACGATTATCATCTCGTCCGTGGTGCTGCTGCGGTTTGGCGTTTCCGGCACGACGGGAATGTTCTTCGTGATGGCGATTGCCGGAATGGTATGCACGGCGTTGTCAATCTCCGGACAGCTGATTACAGACCTGAAGGCGGGCTATTGGTTGGGTTCGACGCCGGCGTCGCAAGAGAAGGTGAAATTCCTGGGCGTGCTGTTCTCGGCAGCGGCAGCGGGACTGACGATCGTGATGCTGGCGAAGACGTTCCAGTTCGGCGAGGCCGTGCCTGGGAATACGCTTCCGGTGCTGCCTTCGCCCCAGGCGGCGATTATGAAGGCACTGGTCGAGGGTTTCATGAGCCATCAGCCAGTGGCGTATATGCTTTTCGGCGTAGGCGCCTTCATTGCGCTTATTCTGGAAATGCTCGGACAGCCTTCGTTGATATTTGCGCTCGGGATGTACCTGCCGCTGGAATTGAATACTCCGGCGCTGGTGGGCGGATTCCTCTCGCATTTCCTGAATAAGAGGGCGGCGAAGGTTAATGGCGAACGAGGAAGGACGATTCGCGAGCGTGGAGTGATTATTGCCTCAGGATTAATGGCCGGAGGAGCCTTGGGTGGAGTGTTCGGCGCGGCGTTACGACTACTGCCGGGTTTCAAGGAGAGTTGGGTGCATACTCCCTTCTTCGACAACGTGCCGGTTTCGCAGACGGTCTCGGCTGTGTTGTTCGTTGCGCTATGCTGCTATGTTTGGTTCCGCTCATTGAATAAATCGAGGGAGGCGTAA